A genome region from Coffea arabica cultivar ET-39 chromosome 7e, Coffea Arabica ET-39 HiFi, whole genome shotgun sequence includes the following:
- the LOC140011371 gene encoding uncharacterized protein, which translates to MDLDFALRIDSPPPLIDQNTSDEKKNNERWEKSNRLCLMIIKKAVPEAFRGTMSETTITAKEFLQDIEKRFVKNEKAEISMLLTCLVSMKYSGKDNIREYIMEMSHFV; encoded by the coding sequence ATGGATCTCGACTTTGCGTTAAGGATAGATTCTCCACCGCCTCTTATAGATCAGAATACCtctgatgaaaagaaaaataatgagagGTGGGAGAAATCAAATCGCTTGTGTCTGATGATCATTAAAAAGGCCGTTCCAGAAGCATTCAGGGGAACAATGTCAGAAACGACTATAACCGCTAAAGAGTTCCTTCAGGACATTGAAAAAAGATTTGTCAAAAATGAAAAGGCTGAAATTAGTATGCTCTTGACATGCCTAGTTTCAATGAAATATAGTGGTAAAGACAATATCAGAGAGTATATTATGGAGATGTCTCATTTTGTTTAG